Part of the Aquimarina sp. MAR_2010_214 genome is shown below.
AATTGAGAATAAAGAAGTGAATGATTGTCTTTGGTTTGAGAAAAACAAAGGTTGGTTGCTGTTGTAATTATAATTAAAAAAATAAATAAGAAAAGGGTGTAATTTCTAAAAAGACAAAATGGATTCTTTTTCATAAAAAGAAAAGCTAATAGATTATTTTATAAAAATAGTATGTTTCAGAGAAAATTTTAGAATATTTATTAGAAAATCAATTTGTAATAGTAGTTTATTAATAAATGTGTTGCAGATAAGATTGTTTTAAATCCAGAGGATTATATTTTAGTTCTACTAGAAATTATACAGATTTAGATCATGAATTAAAGATTACTATTTTATATTTATAATAAGTTTCATAAGTACAGATTTATAATACAAATTCGCTATCAGATTCTTATTTCAACCTATAAGGAATTACCTGCAACAAAACATCAATGGATAAGAGATAGAAATAAGATAAGTGAAGAAACTATAAATGACTTTTATAATGAGAAGAAAAAGCATTCTAATATCCTTAATTATTTCAAGTGTTTATATTTTGTTAGGTACTTATGACTATTTCAGTTATAGGAATTTGTCTCGCTATTTTGACAATCTACAGGATGATTTAGATTACATAATTATCCGACCATCAAAAATTTTTGGTATCATGGTTAGATTTATGGGTAATTTTATTTACGATTCAGATCTGTTTTTTGTTTTAGGACAATTATTTGGACTAGTAATTTATGCTTGTGTAATTTGGTTGTTTATAACTTGTCTAAAGATGTTGTTTAAAAAATAAAGGAAACGGAACCTGATCACACAGATTTGTAACCTAAGAAGCATAGCGAAGCATCAAAATAGCCTTCTTGGTTTAATCATGAGAATCAGGAATAATATTTTTTGTTGTCACTAAGGGCTATACCCTCGTTACGTTCATACTTATCTATAGCTTCATAAAAAGTTTTGATCCGATTAAAAATCCATTAAAAATTTTAAAGAAGATGCAACCTCTAGTTTTTTCAGTTGTCATTAGATTAACAACTTACTCTCAATTAGTAAAATTAAAATAACACGTGAATGATAAGAAAAAATAGAATTGTGATTATACTATTGCTGTTTATGTCGGCAGTAGGTATTTCACAAACAGAAAACTCTGTGCTCTCTAAGAAAGAGAAGAGGAAAAACAGACCTGCCTATATTGGGTTTGCTGCCGGGCTAGGAACATCATCGTTTAGAGATTTTGCAACTTCGCCACTTTTTTATCGGGGTATACCTAGACATATATCACTGTCATATACTAAAATGGATTTAGAACGAGAATCCGAAGTTGGAGCATCCTATCTTTTTGGACAGTACCATAATAGTTTTAATAAACATTCTGAAAGTAGTAAGCTTCATAGTGTATCCTTATTCTATTCTAGATTATACCGATTAAATAAGCTGAGTTCTCCAAAGTTAAATGTAAAAGTTGGTGGACTGTTTAATGCCACTACTAATTTTAGAACTAATGAGGGATTTGGTAATAATGGGATTGGTGTTGAAATTATTCCGACCCTTTTTGGTTCTGTTAAAATCGAAAAAGATATAAGCCGTAAAGAAGAAAAGAGTAAAAAATTCTTATTTATTAAATATAAACTAAAGAAAAGAACAAGAAATTTAGCATTTAGACTAAATGTTGGGTTGGTCAATAGCTCGTTTCGAAATGGATATGTGTACAACGGGCAAGCAGCCTTGTTAAATGAAGCAGATATATTTGATGAATATAAGTTCGATATGTTTTCTGGGTTTAGAGTAAATAGTTCTTTAGACTATACAATTTCCCTAAAGAACAAAAATGCGTTACGATTTTCTTATGTATGGGATGCTTATAAAACTGGGGGGGATTTTGATAAATTTGAGATGTCGGCCCACCTTTTTAAACTTACTTTTCTGTTTAATACCAATAATAAATAATGAGAAAGCTATATAGTATAATAGTAATAGGGCTATCACTTGCTTCTTGTGAGAAAGCTCTTTTTGAAGATGATTTGGCCTCTACAAATCCAAAAGATAATTTTGAATATCTATGGAATGAATGTAATGAGAAATACTCCTACTTTGATTTAAAAAATATTGACTGGGATGTTGTAAAATCTAAATATTCTGCCAAAATTTATAATGGAATGACTGAAGATTCATTATTTAAAGTATTGGGAGGGATGTTGACAGAATTAAGGGATGATCATACAAATCTAATATCGAACTTTAATGTTTCTACATTTAGAGTAGATTACTTAGGACAGGATAATTTTGATTGGCGTATCATTGAAGATCGCTATTTGAATCGAGACTATTACATTACGGGACCATTTAGGCATAATTTTCTTGATAATAAAGAAATAGGATATGTGCGTTTTCCTTCATTTCCTGGTACTGTGGATGCTAATAATCTGAACTTTGTTCTAAATAGATATAAAAATACAAAAGGATTAATCTTAGATATTAGAGAAAACGGAGGAGGAGCCGTAACTGATATTTTCAAAATCTTAAGCCGTTTTGTTGAGCGCAGAACACTGGTAAACTATTCTAGAATAAAAAGTGGTCCAGGGCGAAATGATTTTTCACAAGCTGAGCCGGTATATGTCTCTCCGTATGATGGAATACGATATAAAAATAAAATTGTTGTATTAACAGATAGAGGAACATACAGTGCTGGTTCATTTTTCTCACTTGCCACCAAGGCGCTTCCGAATATTACGCTTATCGGAGATACTACAGGCGGTGGTCTTGGTTTGCCAAACGGAGGTCAATTACCAAATGGTTGGACATATAGGTTTTCTATTACGCAAGCATTAACATTAGATAAGAACCCTGATTATGAAAATGGAGTTCCACCAGATATTGAAGCACTTGTAGATTGGAATGATTTGACAAAAGATGAAGTCCTGGATCGTGCAATTTTAGAACTTCAATAAGATGTTATTCTAATAATGTTTCAGCTCAGGTTTGCAAGTTGTGAAACATAGTAAGAACAAAAGAAGCTGTCTAAAAAACATATTCCCTTGTCACATTGAGCGAAGTCGAAATGTGGCAGGGGAATATGTTTTTACACTTTAATTTTGTAGATAAAAGTATTACTTAAGATGAGTGCTTTATATAAAGTTTATTGCTCTGTTACTTTTTGTACTCTTTCTACAGAATCGTTCTTAGAGAGCGAAAGTCGAACAATACTATCTTCTAGTGCGATCAAATTATGGATAACATTAGGCTCCAGTGAAATAAGATCTCCTTTTTTAAGAATATGTTCTGTATTGTGAACACCAAAATTGATTTCACCTTCAAAAATAGATACAGTAATCGGAAACGAAGTTTTATGACTTTTCATTTCCTGTCCTTTTTTAAAAACGATTCTAATTTCTTTGGTAGCATCATTTTCTATTAATTTGGTGATTGCTGGTTTTGTATCTCCGTAGGTAAGATCCTTGAGTAATGAGGTTAATTGCATAGTAATTGTTTTTTTATACAACAAAACTAAATATATTATCCTTCTTGTTTTATGAGTTAAATCATAAGGTAAAGTAAATTCCTAATTGTAATTTGCAGGTATAATTAGATATAATGTATACGGTATATGTCATAGATACTATTGGGGATGCTCATGTTTTAGAATTTAAAAAATTTGAGTACCGCAATCTTATGGAGTTATTAGTCAATAAACTACATGATGAAATCGGGGATTGCAAAGGTAGAGGACTATGTGGTACCTGCCATATTAGGGTGCATTCATCTAATACCGAAATGCAGTTTTTTGAAGGGCTAGAGAACAACATACTAAAAAAACAATTAGCGTATTATCCAGATAGCAGATTGGCGTGCCAAATTCTATTAGACGAACATATAGATACTATGAAAATCGAAATTATAGGAGGAGATTGATCGCTATGGGTTCTCTTAATATAGACATTAGGGGTAAACAAAGCTTGCTGAAATTTGTATACGATTAATCACTAAAATCCACAACAAGCTCGGACTTACAATATTGTTATACTTTTATTTTACAGCAATTACAGAGATCTCTACGTTTACTGATTTTGGTAAGGTTAACACCGCTACAGTTTCTCTTGCCGGTGCAGTATCTTCATTAAAATAACTACCATATACAGCATTCACTTCAGCAAAATTATTCATGTCGCTTAAAAAAATAGTGGTTTTAAGCACATTTTCGAATGTCATTCCGGCTTCATCCAATACCGCTTTTAGGTTCTGCATTACCTGCTTGGCTTCAGTTGTAATATCATCCAGAACTAATTTCCCCGTTTCCGGATTAATAGCAATCTGACCTGATGTGTATAATGTATTTCCGTTTAAAATAGCCTGACTATAAGGACCAATAGGAGCAGGGGCTTTGGCCGTAGTTATGATTTTTTTCATGTGATAGTTATATTATTAATTTATAATTTTATTGCTAACCAGAAACGTTATATCAATTATAATTGTCTATCTGGCTCACGTCTTTTATCCCATTTAATATCACTAAGCATCGATGATTTGATACCGATAAAGAAATTCCATGATGTTCTATCACTAAATGGAATCCAGTTGAAATTCATAACCCAACTTTCCAAATCTCGTTGAAACCTTAAATTGGTATAGGTAAACCCAGGATTTTTTAGATCATAGCCCGAAGATACTCCAACAGACCATCGAGGGGCGAGTTCTACATCACCAGAAAACATGATAGAGTGCGATGATATTTCATTTTGCCGGGCACTATTACCATAATTGACATTATAAGAGAGTCGCAAAGACCAGGGGATTTTATAATTATAATTTTTTATGTCTTTATCATCGTTTTTACTTTTATCCTTATCAAAGGAACGATCCTTTCCAAAGTCAGTAACGCCGCCAAATAGGTTGTCAGGCCGACCTTCATTTCTAAAGTTCTGATTGTCCAGAGGATCTTCATTAACTTTTCCTTTTTCAAAATCTTTACTCGAAAACGAATATCCGAAATTAGCACTAGCTCTGGTTAAACGAAAAAGACTACCTCCGTTGTCGATATTCCATACATCGATTTTACGATTATTGTTATCTAATGCATAAGGATCTAATTGTGCATTAAAGTTAATGTCTAGCTTATTTTGAATAATAGGAATATTACCGGTAATGGATAGTGGACTTAATTTTAAAGAATCACCTGCAACATTATAAGATGTACTAAAGTTAAGGTTGTTTAGCAAGGTAACTTTTTTGGCTTCTGTAGCTGTACTATCCTTACTTTTTACCTTCATTTCTACATTGTTACTAAGAGAAAATCCGATACTGCTAGAAAACACATTACCTGGTGGCCCAAAGTATCCTCCTTCAAATCTGGAATACTCTACAACTTTTGTTTCATCAATATTGGTTGTATTAGGGTCATCGGTAATCGTATAGCTATCATAAAACTCACTAAATGCAGGAGTAATACTATAGCTAACCGAAGGTCTCATGGTATGGCGAATCGCTTCTATTTTTTTACCTTTCTTAAACTTGAAAGTACCATAGATGGTTGTTCCCAAACTTGTTGAAAAATTATACGTACGAAAAGTATCAAAACCTTTTATAGTATCTCGTACCACTTCACCAGCACCATCTTTAGCACTCGAGTCATAACTTTGTTTTATCGTCTCAAAAACCCAGTTTTCTTGAAAATTTGTTCCTGCCGTAGCACTAAGGTATTTGAATACCTTAAAGTTTGTAGTTAAAGGAATCGAATGTTGCATTCCTATTTTGGCACCTTTAAACATATTAGACGAGAATAAATCATCATCGGTAGTTTGTATTCTGTTTTCTCCTCTAAAATTATATTGTGTATTTATGTTTTGTATAATCCCTTTTTTTATTCCCACTTTTGGAGCAAATGGAAATACCCTTGATACACTTATATTCATATTTGGAAGCGATAAATTTACGGTTCCTGTATTGGTATTCGAGTTATGAGTAGCTGCAAGATTAACATTAACCTGTGGATCTCCCTGAAATGTCTTGGCATAAGATATATTAGAACTGATTTGATTATTCAGGAAATTACCGGTATTGAGTTGATTGGTAGATTGCTGAAAAAAGTCACTCCTACCAAAATTTACAGAAGCCGAAAACCTGGAGTTTGGATTGGCTTTTGCATCCTGGCTATGGGTCCATTGGATATTGTATGTCGTGGTTTTGGCAAAATCAGGAAACCCTCTTTCGCTACGCAAATTGTTTTCATACCTAAACCTAAAATTCCCTCTATATTTATAGCGTAGGGCATAAGCAGATTCTACAGCAAAAGTATAACTACCATTAGTATAATAATCCCCCATAAGGGTGAGATCTACATAATCACTAATAGCAAAGTAATACCCCCCATTTTGAAGAAAATACCCACGGTTATTCTCTTCTCCCGGGCTAGGAATAATAAAACCTGAAGTTCTGTCTTCTGTTAATGGAAAGTACCCGAATGGTAACCCTAACGGAGTAGGTACATCGGCAATAAACATATTAACAAGCCCTGTTACAATCTTCTTTTTAGGAACAAACTTAATTCTACGGGCATAAAAATAATATTCCGGATCTTCAATATTTTCCGAAGTAGTGAATTTTACATTTTTCATGTAAATCACAGAATCATTCTCACGTTTAGAAATTTCATTTTTAATTTTAAATCCATTCTGTTCTGTTCGAGAATTGTATATCAGCGCCTTTTCGGTGTCAAAATTAAAACGAATTGAATCTGGTTCTACCACATTCTGTGCTTGTTTAAAAACAGGAGTTTGCACATACTCACCCAGAGAATCTTTAATTCCATAGGCATATACTTCATTTTTGGCATTGTCTACTACAATAAACCCGGCATTAATCTGCATTTCTCCATACACGATCTCGGCATTATCATAAAGATACATCTTGTTCTCTTTACGACTTAATCTCATATAATCAGTTGCTTTATAGACCACTTTGTCTGTTAATAGTTGTGGTTCTGTAGCAAGTGTGTCTTTTTTAACCGTATCCTGAACTTTTTCATTGAGAAACCCTTCTGGATTGATTTGAATAGATTTTAGGGTGTCCTTATTAGCACGAATAGGCACCTCCTTAGTTTGGTTTATTTCCTGCGCTGTAATTTGAAAAATACAAAACAGTGAAAAACTTAGTGAATAAAGTATGTAACGTACCGTTGTTTGCAATGGTTTAAATCCTATTTTTGTATAACTATGGCTCAGTTTTTGAAGTGCCAAAATTACATATATTTTTTATGCTTAGATTGTAATTCATAAAAAAATAAAAAATTATGTCAAAAGCATACCTTCTAAGCTGTATAAACATAGAAGATATTGGTTTAGTATATAAATCACAATCTTTAGATTTTTAATTTGTTATATTAAATACTGAAACAGAACGAAAATGTTTCAAAATTAGTAGTAAAATTATTTGTAGTTGATGAGACGAAGTATAGTATGTAGTGTTTTTTTGTCGGTTTTTTTATGTATCGCACCTGTTTTTGATGCCGATGTGGTTGCTCAGGAAAAAGAAAAATTTATTGTTGTTCTGGATGCTGGCCATGGTGGTCACGATCCCGGAAACCGAGGAAATGGATATAAAGAAAAGGAAATAGCACTAAGTGTAGTCTTGGCAGTTGGTACTGCCTTAGAAAATGATGGTAGATTTAAAGTGGTATACACCCGAAAAACAGATACCTTTATAGAACTGCATGAGAGAGGGAGTATTGCCAATAAAGCCGGAGCAAATCTTTTTGTGTCCGTACATTGCAACTCGCACCGCTCTCAGGCTTTTGGTACAGAAACCTTTGTGTTAGGATTACATGCTAATAATGAAAACTTTAATGTAGCAAAAAATGAAAACTCGGTAATCCTATTAGAGGATAATTATGAAGCTAATTATGATGGGTTTGATCCCAATTCTCCTGAATCAATTATCGGACTTACTTTAATGCAGGAGGAATATCTGGACCAAAGTCTTACACTTGCTAGTTTTGTACAGAATAGATTTAAAAAAACATTAGAAAGAAAAAGTAGAGGAGTAAAACAGGCTGGTTTTGTAGTTTTACACCAAACTTATATGCCAAGTGTTCTTATCGAATTAGGTTTCCTAACCAATAATAGCGAAGGGAAATATCTAAACTCTAAAAAAGGAAAGGATGATATGGCAAAATCCATCACAACCTCGATTATAGACTATAAAGAAAGCCTTGATGCTATTTATAAAATAGACCCTCCCAAAACCCCGGAAGTAACAAAAATTACTGCCAAAATGGAAGGAGATCGCGTGTATGATGATATCACGTTTAAGGTGCAAATTGCAGCAGGATCGACTGATATAGAATTACAGTCGTTTAATTTTAATGGCTTAGATCAATTGTCCAAAAATAAAACCGGAGATCTGTATAAGTATTATTTCGGAAGTACGTCTAATTATACTTTAATACAAGAATTAAGAGAAATTGCTGTGGGTAAGGGATTTGATTCTAGTTTTATTGTTGCTTTTCGTAATAGTGAATCGATTCCTTTAACAGAAGCTCTAAAAGCTGATACATCTTCGAATTAATCTAAATAAATACTGATAATTCCTTAGGAAATTACCAGTAGAAATGTATTTTTATTCTAAATTTGTGTCCTAAAATATAATCTATTTTGAAATTTACTCGAGAAGTTAAAACAGGAATATTAGCAATCTGTGCAATAGCACTTTTAATCTTTGGCTATAGTTTCCTGAAGGGAAAAAACCTCTTAGAAAATGATAGAACCTTTTATGCTGTTTATGATAATGTAGAAGGATTGATACCTTCTTCTCCGGTAACCATAAATGGTATGGTTGTAGGGCAGGTGGTTTCTATTAGTTTTGCAGATACCAAGGGAAACCTAGTTGTAGAGTTTAATGTAGATAGCGATTTTTCGTTTTCAAAGAATAGTATGGCCAAAGTATATGGAGGTGGCTTGATTGGAGGGAAGTCCCTTGCTATAATGCCTATATATGAACAAGGCCTTGAAGCAAAAGATAAAGATACACTGCCAGGTAAAGTAGAAGCAGGTTTACTAGAGCTGGTGAATGATAAGCTTGCTCCTTTGCAAGAAAAACTCGAAGCCGCAATTACAGACGCAGACACACTTTTAACCTCGGTGAACGGGATTCTTAATGTGGATAATAAAAATAACCTGAATTCTATTTTTAAAGATTTAAGTATAACCGTTAAGAATTTTAAAGGAGCTTCAAATTCTTTAAATACTATTCTTTCGGGTAATGAAGAAAAATTAAACAATACATTTACCAATCTGGATAAAATGTCGACTAATCTTAATAAGGTTTCAGATTCTCTAGCTCAGATAAATGTGGCCAAATTAGGAAAAGACCTGGAAAAGGTATTGGCTAATTTTGAGAAAATTTCAAAAGATATTAATTCAGGAAGAGGAACAGTTGGGAAATTACTGAAAGACGATAAATTATATGATAATTTAGAAAAAACCAGTAAACAACTAGAATTACTGATACAGGATTTACGATTAAATCCAAAACGTTATGTTCATATTTCGGTTTTTGGAAAGAAAAATGCTCCTTACGAAAAACCAACAGATTCAATAAATTAAAAAATTATGCAATACATACCTAATATCCTATTTATACTTGTTTTGGTAGCGGGTATTGGATATTTTACAAAAAATGTCCGTAAAGTCATTCGTAATATCCGATTAGGAAAAGATGTAGATCGTTCTGATAATAAAGGAGAGCGATTTAAAAATATGGCTAGGATAGCATTAGGACAGTCTAAAATGGTACGACGACCTGTCGCTGGGATATTGCATATTGTAGTATATCTTGGTTTTATTATTATCAACATAGAAGTATTAGAAATTATTATTGATGGAATTTTTGGTACACATAGGATCTTTGCGTTTTTAGGAGGATTGTATGATTTCTTAATTGGTTCATTCGAGATTTTGGCATTCCTTGTATTTATAGGAGTTGTTTTATTTTGGATTCGTCGTAATGTGATTAAATTAAAACGTTTCTGGAATCCAGAGATGAAAGGATGGCCGAAAAATGATGGGAACTTCATCCTGTATTTCGAGATGGTTTTGATGACTTTGTTTTTGGTAATGAATGCTTCAGATCTTCAGTTACAGGCATTAGGAGCAGACCATTATATCAAGGCAGGGGCGTACCCAATAAGTCAGTATATATCCCCACTTTTTAATGGGATGTCAGAAACATCGCTAATCGTATTAGAAAGAGCATGTTGGTGGGTGCATATTATAGGGATATTAGTATTTTTAAATTATTTATATTTTTCAAAACATTTACATATTCTTCTGGCATTTCCAAATACATATTATGGGGATTTAAACCCTAAAGGAGAGCTTGATAATCTTGAAGCTGTTACTAAAGAAGTACAACTAATGATGGACCCAAGTGCAGATCCTTTTGCTGCCCCCGCAGATGATCAGCAAGAAGGAGAACCAGAGAAATTTGGAGCATCAGATGTTACAGATTTAAACTGGGTGCAATTGCTAAATGCATATACGTGTACCGAGTGTGGTCGTTGCACTAGTGAATGTCCTGCAAATCAAACAGGAAAGAAACTATCCCCGCGTAAAATTATGATGGATACCAGGGATCGACTAAAAGAAGTAGGAGACAATATAGATAAGAACGGTAGTTTTGTAGATGATGGAAAACAACTACTGAATGATTATATCACTCCCGAAGAGTTATGGGCGTGTACTAGTTGCAATGCCTGTGTAGAAACTTGCCCGGTAAGTATTAGTCCATTGTCTATTATTATAGATATGAGACGTTACCTGGTGATGGAGCAAAGTGCAGCACCATCAGATCTAAATAATATGATGACTAATATAGAAAATAATGGAGCTCCATGGCCATTCAACCAAATGGACAGATTAAACTGGAGCAACGAATAATTTTTATTAAATAACCAATACAGTAAATTTTAACCAAAACTTTTAACCAATTAAACCACAAACTAATAGAGATTATGAAAAAGGAAGAAGTAGAAAAATTATTGCATGATAAAATAGAAGAAGGAGAACATGTGAGTCCGGTCTTACCAGAGGGAGTTAAGAATTACCTTATTGATATTGACGGAACTATAACCGAAGATGTGCCTAATGAAGAGCCAGAGCGAATGGTTACATGTGAGCCTTTTCCTGATGCATTGGTTACCTTAAATAAATGGTATGACCAAGGACATGTTATATGTTTCTTTACTTCAAGAACCGAAGACCATAGAGAAGTAACCGAAGCATGGTTAAATAAATGTGGTTTTAAATATCATAGCCTTTTGATGGGGAAACCAAGGGGAGGAAACTACCATTGGATTGATAATCACCTGGTAAAAGCAACACGATATACGGGTAAATTTACAGAACTGGTAGAGCGAGTTGTGACCATCGAAGTTTTTGATGATGGAAAACATGATTAAAAAACAAATTTTAGGGTATTAACCTCTAGGTAGACCCCTAAACTTTAAATTGCATAATATGAGTGAGACAGTAAAGGTGCCAACAATGGCGGAATATATGGCAGAAGGCAAAAAACCAGAAGTTTTGTTTTGGGTGGGTTGTGCCGGTAGTTTTGATGATAGAGCTAAAAAAATTACAAAAGCTTTTGTGAAATTACTTCATAATGCTAATGTAGACTTTGCTGTATTAGGTACTGAAGAAAGTTGTACAGGAGATCCGGCAAAAAGAGCAGGTAATGAATTCTTGTTTCAAATGCAGGCAGTTACAAATATAGAGGTAATGAATGCTTACGAAATAAAAAAAGTAGTTACTGCGTGCCCTCACTGTTTCAATACCTTAAAAAATGAATACCCTGTATTAGGAGGGGATTATGAAGTAGTGCACCATACTCAATTTCTAAAATCCCTTTTGGATGAAGGTAGATTAAAAGTTGAAGGAGGAAAATTTAAAGGTAAACGAATTACATTTCATGATCCATGTTATCTGGGTCGAGCCAATAATGTATATGAGGCACCAAGAGATTTACTTAAGAAATTAGAAGTAGAACTTATAGAAATGAAACGCTGTAAGCGAAATGGGTTATGTTGTGGAGCTGGAGGTGCCCAGATGTTTAAAGAACCAGAACCAGGAAATAAGGATATTAATGTTGAACGAACAGAAGATGCCTTAGAAACAAAACCAGATATTATTGCCGCAGGATGTCCTTTTTGTAATACAATGATGACAGACGGGGTAAAGAGTAAAGAAAAAGAAGATAGTGTGCAAGTGATGGATGTGGCCGAACTTATTGCCAATGCTCAGGATTTGTAGATTTTTTTCTTAATTATACACAATTTTATTAGAGTTAATATGTTTTTTCATATTAACTCTTTTCTATAATCGTAAATAGCAATAGTTTTTGTTACTTTAGTAAAAAATAGCTCATGTTGGTAGATTTTAATGACCTTCCGGAAACATCTCGAGTGTGGATTTATCAGGCAAATCGGTCATTCACTTTGAATGAACTGGAAGAAATCGAAAAAAAAATAAAAGAATTTATAACTCAATGGACAGCCCACGGTGCTGATCTTAAAGCAGGTTATGAAATAAAATATAAACGATTTATAACCATTGGACTAGATCAAGGAATGAATCAAGCAACAGGGTGCTCTATAGATGCCTCTGTTCGTTTTGTTCAGGAATTAGAACAAGCATATGATGTAGACTTAATGGATAAGATGAACGTATCTTTTAAGCAAGGAGAATTTGTAGCCTATAAATCTCTTGTAGATTTTAAAAAAATGGCTAAAAATAGATCGGTATCCCCAAATACTATCGTTTTTAATAACCTGGTTACCAATATTGCCGAATATCGAATCAATTGGGAAGTCCCGGCAAAAGATAGTTGGCATAACCGTTTTTTAAATTAAAATTTTCGTGCGGCATATTATAAAAAAGTATTTTTCCTTTATAATTTTTCTAATAGCTTTTGGCGTTGATGCTCAATCAGAAAATCCATTATTGGTAGAAGATTTTGAAACCCAAAGAAGATGGGTGGATAGTATTTATAATAGAATGACTCTTAAAGAAAAAGTGGGTCAATT
Proteins encoded:
- a CDS encoding S41 family peptidase, translated to MRKLYSIIVIGLSLASCEKALFEDDLASTNPKDNFEYLWNECNEKYSYFDLKNIDWDVVKSKYSAKIYNGMTEDSLFKVLGGMLTELRDDHTNLISNFNVSTFRVDYLGQDNFDWRIIEDRYLNRDYYITGPFRHNFLDNKEIGYVRFPSFPGTVDANNLNFVLNRYKNTKGLILDIRENGGGAVTDIFKILSRFVERRTLVNYSRIKSGPGRNDFSQAEPVYVSPYDGIRYKNKIVVLTDRGTYSAGSFFSLATKALPNITLIGDTTGGGLGLPNGGQLPNGWTYRFSITQALTLDKNPDYENGVPPDIEALVDWNDLTKDEVLDRAILELQ
- a CDS encoding cupin domain-containing protein; protein product: MQLTSLLKDLTYGDTKPAITKLIENDATKEIRIVFKKGQEMKSHKTSFPITVSIFEGEINFGVHNTEHILKKGDLISLEPNVIHNLIALEDSIVRLSLSKNDSVERVQKVTEQ
- a CDS encoding 2Fe-2S iron-sulfur cluster-binding protein, with translation MYTVYVIDTIGDAHVLEFKKFEYRNLMELLVNKLHDEIGDCKGRGLCGTCHIRVHSSNTEMQFFEGLENNILKKQLAYYPDSRLACQILLDEHIDTMKIEIIGGD
- a CDS encoding RidA family protein; translation: MKKIITTAKAPAPIGPYSQAILNGNTLYTSGQIAINPETGKLVLDDITTEAKQVMQNLKAVLDEAGMTFENVLKTTIFLSDMNNFAEVNAVYGSYFNEDTAPARETVAVLTLPKSVNVEISVIAVK
- a CDS encoding putative LPS assembly protein LptD, whose protein sequence is MALQKLSHSYTKIGFKPLQTTVRYILYSLSFSLFCIFQITAQEINQTKEVPIRANKDTLKSIQINPEGFLNEKVQDTVKKDTLATEPQLLTDKVVYKATDYMRLSRKENKMYLYDNAEIVYGEMQINAGFIVVDNAKNEVYAYGIKDSLGEYVQTPVFKQAQNVVEPDSIRFNFDTEKALIYNSRTEQNGFKIKNEISKRENDSVIYMKNVKFTTSENIEDPEYYFYARRIKFVPKKKIVTGLVNMFIADVPTPLGLPFGYFPLTEDRTSGFIIPSPGEENNRGYFLQNGGYYFAISDYVDLTLMGDYYTNGSYTFAVESAYALRYKYRGNFRFRYENNLRSERGFPDFAKTTTYNIQWTHSQDAKANPNSRFSASVNFGRSDFFQQSTNQLNTGNFLNNQISSNISYAKTFQGDPQVNVNLAATHNSNTNTGTVNLSLPNMNISVSRVFPFAPKVGIKKGIIQNINTQYNFRGENRIQTTDDDLFSSNMFKGAKIGMQHSIPLTTNFKVFKYLSATAGTNFQENWVFETIKQSYDSSAKDGAGEVVRDTIKGFDTFRTYNFSTSLGTTIYGTFKFKKGKKIEAIRHTMRPSVSYSITPAFSEFYDSYTITDDPNTTNIDETKVVEYSRFEGGYFGPPGNVFSSSIGFSLSNNVEMKVKSKDSTATEAKKVTLLNNLNFSTSYNVAGDSLKLSPLSITGNIPIIQNKLDINFNAQLDPYALDNNNRKIDVWNIDNGGSLFRLTRASANFGYSFSSKDFEKGKVNEDPLDNQNFRNEGRPDNLFGGVTDFGKDRSFDKDKSKNDDKDIKNYNYKIPWSLRLSYNVNYGNSARQNEISSHSIMFSGDVELAPRWSVGVSSGYDLKNPGFTYTNLRFQRDLESWVMNFNWIPFSDRTSWNFFIGIKSSMLSDIKWDKRREPDRQL
- a CDS encoding N-acetylmuramoyl-L-alanine amidase, which codes for MRRSIVCSVFLSVFLCIAPVFDADVVAQEKEKFIVVLDAGHGGHDPGNRGNGYKEKEIALSVVLAVGTALENDGRFKVVYTRKTDTFIELHERGSIANKAGANLFVSVHCNSHRSQAFGTETFVLGLHANNENFNVAKNENSVILLEDNYEANYDGFDPNSPESIIGLTLMQEEYLDQSLTLASFVQNRFKKTLERKSRGVKQAGFVVLHQTYMPSVLIELGFLTNNSEGKYLNSKKGKDDMAKSITTSIIDYKESLDAIYKIDPPKTPEVTKITAKMEGDRVYDDITFKVQIAAGSTDIELQSFNFNGLDQLSKNKTGDLYKYYFGSTSNYTLIQELREIAVGKGFDSSFIVAFRNSESIPLTEALKADTSSN
- a CDS encoding MlaD family protein, translated to MKFTREVKTGILAICAIALLIFGYSFLKGKNLLENDRTFYAVYDNVEGLIPSSPVTINGMVVGQVVSISFADTKGNLVVEFNVDSDFSFSKNSMAKVYGGGLIGGKSLAIMPIYEQGLEAKDKDTLPGKVEAGLLELVNDKLAPLQEKLEAAITDADTLLTSVNGILNVDNKNNLNSIFKDLSITVKNFKGASNSLNTILSGNEEKLNNTFTNLDKMSTNLNKVSDSLAQINVAKLGKDLEKVLANFEKISKDINSGRGTVGKLLKDDKLYDNLEKTSKQLELLIQDLRLNPKRYVHISVFGKKNAPYEKPTDSIN